In Anopheles gambiae chromosome 2, idAnoGambNW_F1_1, whole genome shotgun sequence, a single window of DNA contains:
- the LOC11175761 gene encoding organic cation transporter protein isoform X3 — MFKSKTTSPNEPSPPPGQSEQDCSGMHITLNPSSRATSPSAMLGKASATPSPTPSATHPLGHPNPLKSINNNNSSSSNNKASSKPCGKGGGNAGDGGGSKGAKKRKSSDEESDIIGELIGDYGKWQFVMTFLLSLFQVPNTFHIYSPTFQAADKSFWCRRPTHLDDVPIDRWRNVSSSVENCRMLNYDWNALTSAQLSMSNFSLPKNVTDTVACSAWEFDVHDNLGNTWSSEWNLVCDKEYLKNVAEMFFLAGVATGGITSGVLSDKFGRKMMLFISAVLQSIFGLALYFADSFEFYLVLRALLGIVSVSVTYAGLILAIEYVDGKWRTIAGMYNLFPLPVSYIMISGIAYLTQDYRNLQLCIGLPGVFLCLLWFVLPESPRWLLCKGRITEVKEVIRKAAAFNKRPLPDNLDKLLKPPVDEEETAAGVCELFRSKYLRLVTFCFLCIWFTMNLVYYGLVLNMNSFGGNIYLNSALAGLVEIPAIALAMYIINRTGKKWLFCATFFAAALACLCAAIVEGKPELLAMKITFVMIGKFTISAGNTIMPVYTAELYPTAIRNVGVGACNLAAGFALVLTPYLSLLTKIEVHLLMTLLTAWCIFGAIVIIFLPEAMQHHEHEEHDEDKEIDTQVPA; from the exons ATGTTCAAATCTAAAACCACCTCCCCGAACGAACCGTCCCCACCGCCCGGCCAATCCGAACAGGACTGCAGCGGGATGCACATCACGCTGAACCCCTCGTCACGGGCCACCAGTCCCAGCGCGATGCTGGGAAAAGCGAGCGCCACCCCGTCACCGACACCCTCCGCAACGCACCCGCTCGGCCACCCCAATCCGCTCAaaagcatcaacaacaacaacagcagcagcagcaacaacaaggcCAGCAGTAAACCGTGCGGCAAGGGCGGGGGCAATGCCGGTGACGGGGGCGGCTCCAAGGGAGCGAAAAAGCGCAAAAGCTCGGACGAGGAAAGCGACATCATCGGCGAACTGATCGGGGACTATGGCAAGTGGCAGTTCGTGATGACGTTTCTGCTCTCCCTGTTCCAGGTGCCGAACACGTTCCACATCTACTCGCCAACGTTTCAG GCAGCAGATAAAAGCTTCTGGTGCCGACGGCCGACACATCTAGACGACGTCCCCATCGACCGGTGGCGGAACGTGTCGAGTTCGGTGGAAAATTGCAGGATGCTGAATTACGACTGGAATGCGCTAACGAGCGCCCAGCTGTCGATG AGTAATTTTTCACTGCCGAAGAACGTAACCGACACGGTTGCATGCAGCGCCTGGGAGTTTGACGTGCACGACAACCTCGGCAACACCTGGTCCTCGGAGTGGAATCTCGTCTGCGACAAGGAGTACCTGAAGAATGTGGCCGAGATGTTTTTCCTCGCCGGGGTTGCAACTGGCGGCATCACGTCCGGCGTGCTTTCGGACAAGTTTGGCCGCAAAATGATGCTCTTCATCTCTGCCGTCCTGCAGTCGATATTTG GATTAGCCCTCTACTTTGCCGATTCGTTCGAGTTTTATCTGGTGCTGCGTGCGCTACTGGGCATTGTGTCGGTGTCGGTGACATACGCTGGGCTCATTCTGGCGATCGAGTACGTGGACGGCAAGTGGCGAACGATCGCCGGCATGTACAATCTGTTCCCGCTGCCCGTGTCGTACATCATGATCTCCGGCATTGCGTACCTCACGCAGGACTATCGAAATCTGCAGCTGTGCATCGGGCTGCCGGGTGTGTTTCTGTGCCTATTATG GTTCGTCCTGCCGGAATCGCCCCGCTGGCTGCTGTGCAAAGGTCGCATTACCGAGGTGAAGGAAGTCATCCGCAAGGCGGCCGCGTTCAACAAGCGCCCGCTACCGGACAATTTGGACAAGCTGCTGAAGCCCCCGGTGGACGAGGAGGAAACGGCGGCCGGTGTTTGCGAGCTGTTCCGATCAAAGTATCTTCGCCTGGTGACCTTTTGCTTCCTGTGCATCTGGTTCACGATGAATCTCGTCTACTATGGATTGGTACTGAACATGAACAGCTTTGGCGGCAACATTTATCTCAACTCG GCACTGGCTGGTTTGGTAGAGATTCCCGCCATCGCACTGGCCATGTACATCATCAATCGAACCGGCAAAAAGTGGCTCTTCTGTGCGACGTTCTTTGCAGCCGCACTTGCTTGCCTGTGTGCCGCCATCGTCGAGGGTAAACCGGAGTTGTTGGCGATGAAAATTACGTTCGTGATGATCG GTAAATTCACCATCAGCGCCGGTAACACCATTATGCCGGTGTACACGGCTGAACTGTATCCGACCGCAATCCGTAACGTCGGTGTCGGAGCCTGTAACCTGGCGGCTGGTTTTGCGCTCGTCCTGACACCATACTTATCGTTGCTG ACAAAAATCGAAGTCCATCTGTTGATGACGCTACTAACGGCCTGGTGTATCTTTGGCGCAATTGTGATCATTTTCCTGCCGGAAGCAATGCAGCACCACGAGCACGAGGAGCATGATGAGGATAA AGAAATCGATACACAGGTACCAGCTTAA
- the LOC11175761 gene encoding organic cation transporter protein isoform X2: MRRVNDCWGNGMETPKMFKSKTTSPNEPSPPPGQSEQDCSGMHITLNPSSRATSPSAMLGKASATPSPTPSATHPLGHPNPLKSINNNNSSSSNNKASSKPCGKGGGNAGDGGGSKGAKKRKSSDEESDIIGELIGDYGKWQFVMTFLLSLFQVPNTFHIYSPTFQAADKSFWCRRPTHLDDVPIDRWRNVSSSVENCRMLNYDWNALTSAQLSMSNFSLPKNVTDTVACSAWEFDVHDNLGNTWSSEWNLVCDKEYLKNVAEMFFLAGVATGGITSGVLSDKFGRKMMLFISAVLQSIFGLALYFADSFEFYLVLRALLGIVSVSVTYAGLILAIEYVDGKWRTIAGMYNLFPLPVSYIMISGIAYLTQDYRNLQLCIGLPGVFLCLLWFVLPESPRWLLCKGRITEVKEVIRKAAAFNKRPLPDNLDKLLKPPVDEEETAAGVCELFRSKYLRLVTFCFLCIWFTMNLVYYGLVLNMNSFGGNIYLNSALAGLVEIPAIALAMYIINRTGKKWLFCATFFAAALACLCAAIVEGKPELLAMKITFVMIGKFTISAGNTIMPVYTAELYPTAIRNVGVGACNLAAGFALVLTPYLSLLTKIEVHLLMTLLTAWCIFGAIVIIFLPEAMQHHEHEEHDEDKEIDTQVPA; this comes from the exons ATGTTCAAATCTAAAACCACCTCCCCGAACGAACCGTCCCCACCGCCCGGCCAATCCGAACAGGACTGCAGCGGGATGCACATCACGCTGAACCCCTCGTCACGGGCCACCAGTCCCAGCGCGATGCTGGGAAAAGCGAGCGCCACCCCGTCACCGACACCCTCCGCAACGCACCCGCTCGGCCACCCCAATCCGCTCAaaagcatcaacaacaacaacagcagcagcagcaacaacaaggcCAGCAGTAAACCGTGCGGCAAGGGCGGGGGCAATGCCGGTGACGGGGGCGGCTCCAAGGGAGCGAAAAAGCGCAAAAGCTCGGACGAGGAAAGCGACATCATCGGCGAACTGATCGGGGACTATGGCAAGTGGCAGTTCGTGATGACGTTTCTGCTCTCCCTGTTCCAGGTGCCGAACACGTTCCACATCTACTCGCCAACGTTTCAG GCAGCAGATAAAAGCTTCTGGTGCCGACGGCCGACACATCTAGACGACGTCCCCATCGACCGGTGGCGGAACGTGTCGAGTTCGGTGGAAAATTGCAGGATGCTGAATTACGACTGGAATGCGCTAACGAGCGCCCAGCTGTCGATG AGTAATTTTTCACTGCCGAAGAACGTAACCGACACGGTTGCATGCAGCGCCTGGGAGTTTGACGTGCACGACAACCTCGGCAACACCTGGTCCTCGGAGTGGAATCTCGTCTGCGACAAGGAGTACCTGAAGAATGTGGCCGAGATGTTTTTCCTCGCCGGGGTTGCAACTGGCGGCATCACGTCCGGCGTGCTTTCGGACAAGTTTGGCCGCAAAATGATGCTCTTCATCTCTGCCGTCCTGCAGTCGATATTTG GATTAGCCCTCTACTTTGCCGATTCGTTCGAGTTTTATCTGGTGCTGCGTGCGCTACTGGGCATTGTGTCGGTGTCGGTGACATACGCTGGGCTCATTCTGGCGATCGAGTACGTGGACGGCAAGTGGCGAACGATCGCCGGCATGTACAATCTGTTCCCGCTGCCCGTGTCGTACATCATGATCTCCGGCATTGCGTACCTCACGCAGGACTATCGAAATCTGCAGCTGTGCATCGGGCTGCCGGGTGTGTTTCTGTGCCTATTATG GTTCGTCCTGCCGGAATCGCCCCGCTGGCTGCTGTGCAAAGGTCGCATTACCGAGGTGAAGGAAGTCATCCGCAAGGCGGCCGCGTTCAACAAGCGCCCGCTACCGGACAATTTGGACAAGCTGCTGAAGCCCCCGGTGGACGAGGAGGAAACGGCGGCCGGTGTTTGCGAGCTGTTCCGATCAAAGTATCTTCGCCTGGTGACCTTTTGCTTCCTGTGCATCTGGTTCACGATGAATCTCGTCTACTATGGATTGGTACTGAACATGAACAGCTTTGGCGGCAACATTTATCTCAACTCG GCACTGGCTGGTTTGGTAGAGATTCCCGCCATCGCACTGGCCATGTACATCATCAATCGAACCGGCAAAAAGTGGCTCTTCTGTGCGACGTTCTTTGCAGCCGCACTTGCTTGCCTGTGTGCCGCCATCGTCGAGGGTAAACCGGAGTTGTTGGCGATGAAAATTACGTTCGTGATGATCG GTAAATTCACCATCAGCGCCGGTAACACCATTATGCCGGTGTACACGGCTGAACTGTATCCGACCGCAATCCGTAACGTCGGTGTCGGAGCCTGTAACCTGGCGGCTGGTTTTGCGCTCGTCCTGACACCATACTTATCGTTGCTG ACAAAAATCGAAGTCCATCTGTTGATGACGCTACTAACGGCCTGGTGTATCTTTGGCGCAATTGTGATCATTTTCCTGCCGGAAGCAATGCAGCACCACGAGCACGAGGAGCATGATGAGGATAA AGAAATCGATACACAGGTACCAGCTTAA